In Topomyia yanbarensis strain Yona2022 chromosome 2, ASM3024719v1, whole genome shotgun sequence, one DNA window encodes the following:
- the LOC131682529 gene encoding GATOR complex protein Wdr59 isoform X1 has product MLSSFSESRLGAGVSSIAGGVGMDSSGCLTRRSSWVHEYRDLQANVMSVDWTGSWVLLAGRRQLALQSMKDYEMTTDATGIMGGREENNSGSPGGLSKFPRLWKYEVSAAEWAICQNSQEYCAIATSQTIEVVTWKSGQPTLKQSLRAHTRMITDIDWHSKVPHLLASCSIDTFTHLWDLRDPRKPVLSLNAVCMSGASQVGFNRVSGNLVATAHDGDLRIWDQRKGSCPIQYITAHLSRIHGINWSHDHETSLSTASQDGTVKYFDINNPRRAEKIITTSCPVWRARYTPFADGLVTISVPHQGRGEHSLLMWNNSKQDTPICSLAGHTDVVLDFAWRRNSLVDSDPELITWSRDQTLRIWRIDEEVRKLCERFTSEDDDGLVIEEGSNLSKVSSGNSMKSPTREKQPSVSLQHEFSLLNPNIPHIDIEVLDPTKRTATVRISVNGYVIMLQVNFPQQYPNNGIGPEFVYCQGTSLDDNLSVTLMKVLRMTASQRVKKGRTCLEQCLRALVTQLKKSTSNGDKHLRLQSPRLEGALSSALHDACVPFPKTSGARFNQVGILVTFSRPLNTKRISLKHQNTTPRALSALSGGYLGNVMGSQPILYAHRDPSASSFYLHDRKSSRSRGTVPKISVATVNVYDVSKILYVSKELAENYIINTINVAEMCHHNKQVAEKYGRPDLVQCWSLAEMIAQPNTDFDTDDDMLCSQNPFAKSLLESLINHFANIYDIQTAAMLCCAFGRHCPSMYEISRSSSSSSKSINQSHLLSGLRKIKPSGSPYHTILPVDSTNSNAVWSLAQQLKHLRSNSWSDSLDDCRIAGLGDINRSLLGDSNRYLYDNFKRSYAEMLYRWGLLVTRTKVLKYLSHYVDPPRCVEFVTECLHCCRVGSPACATCRKLVLYCTLCRLPVRGAANACLNCGHGGHTEHMRIWFEKYDECATGCGCHCLQKSSALCNMN; this is encoded by the exons ATGCTTTCTTCGTTTTCCGAATCACGCCTTGGTGCGGGAGTATCCAGCATCGCCGGAGGAGTCGGAATGGATTCATCGGGATGTTTAACGCGCCGCAGCTCCTGGGTACATGAGTATCGTGATCTGCAGGCAAACGTTATGTCAGTTGATTGGACTGGTTCTTGGGTTCTGTTGGCTGGAAGGCGACAGCTGGCTCTACAATCGATGAAAGATTACGAAATGACTACAGACGCAACAGGTATAATGGGTGGAAGGGAAGAAAATAACTCTGGTAGTCCCGGTGGATTAAGTAAATTTCCACGACTTTGGAAGTATGAAGTGTCTGCAGCGGAATGGGCGATTTGCCAAAATAGCCAGGAGTACTGTGCGATTGCGACCAGTCAGACGATTGAGGTGGTGACTTGGAAATCCGGACAGCCTACATTGAAGCAGTCATTGAGGGCGCATACACGAATGATCACCGATATTGATTGGCATTCAAAAGTTCCGCACTTGCTAGCAAGCTGCTCAATCGATACTTTTACCCACTTGTGGGATTTAAGGGATCCCAGAAAGCCGGTACTATCGTTGAATGCGGTTTGTATGTCTGGTGCTAGTCAGGTTGGATTCAATAGAGTATCTGGAAACTTGGTGGCAACGGCTCATGATGGGGATTTGAGGATTTGGGATCAGCGAAAGGGATCCTGTCCGATTCAGTACATAACGGCACATTTGTCGAGAATACATGGAATCAATTGGAGTCACGATCATGAAACTAGTCTGTCGACGGCGAGTCAAGACGGAACGGTAAAATACTTTGACATAAACAATCCCAGGCGAGCTGAGAAGATTATTACCACTTCATGCCCAGTTTGGAGGGCCCGATATACTCCATTTGCGGATGGTTTGGTGACGATCAGTGTTCCACACCAGGGTCGAGGTGAGCACAGTTTGTTGATGTGGAACAATTCCAAACAGGATACTCCAATATGTTCTCTAGCAGGGCACACGGACGTAGTGCTTGATTTTGCTTGGAGACGCAATAGTTTAGTTGATTCAGATCCAGAACTAATCACTTGGTCTCGAGATCAAACGCTTAGAATCTGGCGAATTGATGAGGAGGTTAGAAAACTGTGTGAAAGATTTACATCAGAAGATGATGATGGACTCGTAATTGAGGAAGGATCGAACCTCAGCAAAGTCAGCTCAGGAAATAGCATGAAAAGTCCCACACGTGAAAAACAACCTTCGGTTTCACTGCAGCATGAATTCTCGCTATTAAATCCTAACATCCCTCACATCGATATCGAGGTTCTGGATCCTACAAAACGAACCGCCACCGTAAGGATTTCTGTCAACGGTTATGTCATTATGTTGCAGGTTAATTTCCCCCAACAGTACCCAAACAATGGAATCGGTCCGGAATTTGTCTACTGTCAGGGAACATCGTTGGACGACAATCTCTCTGTTACATTAATGAAGGTACTTCGAATGACCGCAAGCCAAAGAGTTAAAAAGGGTAGAACCTGTTTGGAACAATGTTTAAGAGCCCTTGTCACGCAACTGAAGAAATCTACTAGCAACGGCGATAAGCATTTGCGCTTACAATCGCCTCGCTTGGAAGGAGCACTAAGTAGTGCTTTACATGACGCATGCGTTCCATTCCCGAAAACGTCAGGGGCGCGTTTCAACCAGGTTGGCATACTGGTTACGTTTTCAAGACCCTTGAATACCAAGCGGATTAGTCTGAAGCACCAGAACACAACACCCCGTGCATTGTCAGCGCTCAGCGGTGGCTATTTGGGTAACGTGATGGGATCACAACCGATTCTGTATGCTCACAGAGATCCCAGTGCGTCATCATTCTATCTACATGACAGG AAATCGTCTAGAAGCCGAGGTACTGTACCGAAAATATCTGTTGCCACGGTTAATGTTTACGATGTATCCAAAATTTTGTATGTGAGCAAGGAGTTGGCAGAAAATTATATCATCAATACAATTAATGTGGCTG AAATGTGTCACCACAACAAGCAAGTAGCTGAGAAGTATGGTCGGCCGGATTTAGTCCAGTGCTGGTCCCTGGCTGAAATGATCGCTCAACCTAACACGGATTTTGACACTGATGACGACATGCTTTGTTCCCAGAACCCTTTTGCAAAAAGCTTGTTAGAATCACT GATAAATCATTTCGCTAATATCTACGATATCCAAACGGCCGCCATGCTGTGCTGTGCATTTGGGCGTCACTGTCCGTCGATGTATGAAATCTCTAGAAGTTCTAGTTCGAGTAGCAAATCGATTAACCAAAGT CACTTACTTAGTGGTCTACGCAAGATAAAG CCAAGCGGGTCACCTTACCATACAATTTTGCCGGTGGACAGCACCAACTCAAACGCCGTTTGGAGTTTGGCTCAGCAGTTAAAGCACCTCCGCAGTAACTCGTGGTCTGATTCGTTGGACGACTGTCGCATAGCCGGCTTAGGTGACATTAATCGCAGTCTTCTGGGTGACAGCAATCGTTATCTGTATGATAACTTCAAACGTTCCTACGCGGAGATGTTATATCGATGGGGATTATTGGTGACTCGAACCAAAGTGTTGAAATATCTCTCGCACTATGTGGATCCTCCCCGTTGCGTGGAGTTCGTTACGGAGTGCCTGCACTGCTGCCGTGTCGGATCTCCAGCTTGTGCCACCTGTCGAAAGCTGGTACTTTATTGTACGCTATGTAGGCTACCGGTGCGAGGTGCAGCGAATGCTTGCTTGAACTGTGGCCATGGAGGTCATACcgaacacatgcgaatatggTTTGAGAAGTATGATGAATGTGCCACCGGTTGTGGGTGCCATTGTTTGCAAAAAAGTTCAGCCCTTTGCAATATGAATTAg
- the LOC131682529 gene encoding GATOR complex protein Wdr59 isoform X3: MLSSFSESRLGAGVSSIAGGVGMDSSGCLTRRSSWVHEYRDLQANVMSVDWTGSWVLLAGRRQLALQSMKDYEMTTDATGIMGGREENNSGSPGGLSKFPRLWKYEVSAAEWAICQNSQEYCAIATSQTIEVVTWKSGQPTLKQSLRAHTRMITDIDWHSKVPHLLASCSIDTFTHLWDLRDPRKPVLSLNAVCMSGASQVGFNRVSGNLVATAHDGDLRIWDQRKGSCPIQYITAHLSRIHGINWSHDHETSLSTASQDGTVKYFDINNPRRAEKIITTSCPVWRARYTPFADGLVTISVPHQGRGEHSLLMWNNSKQDTPICSLAGHTDVVLDFAWRRNSLVDSDPELITWSRDQTLRIWRIDEEVRKLCERFTSEDDDGLVIEEGSNLSKVSSGNSMKSPTREKQPSVSLQHEFSLLNPNIPHIDIEVLDPTKRTATVRISVNGYVIMLQVNFPQQYPNNGIGPEFVYCQGTSLDDNLSVTLMKVLRMTASQRVKKGRTCLEQCLRALVTQLKKSTSNGDKHLRLQSPRLEGALSSALHDACVPFPKTSGARFNQVGILVTFSRPLNTKRISLKHQNTTPRALSALSGGYLGNVMGSQPILYAHRDPSASSFYLHDRKSSRSRGTVPKISVATVNVYDVSKILYVSKELAENYIINTINVAEMCHHNKQVAEKYGRPDLVQCWSLAEMIAQPNTDFDTDDDMLCSQNPFAKSLLESLINHFANIYDIQTAAMLCCAFGRHCPSMYEISRSSSSSSKSINQSHLLSGLRKIKLYQVAPPDGNRTF; this comes from the exons ATGCTTTCTTCGTTTTCCGAATCACGCCTTGGTGCGGGAGTATCCAGCATCGCCGGAGGAGTCGGAATGGATTCATCGGGATGTTTAACGCGCCGCAGCTCCTGGGTACATGAGTATCGTGATCTGCAGGCAAACGTTATGTCAGTTGATTGGACTGGTTCTTGGGTTCTGTTGGCTGGAAGGCGACAGCTGGCTCTACAATCGATGAAAGATTACGAAATGACTACAGACGCAACAGGTATAATGGGTGGAAGGGAAGAAAATAACTCTGGTAGTCCCGGTGGATTAAGTAAATTTCCACGACTTTGGAAGTATGAAGTGTCTGCAGCGGAATGGGCGATTTGCCAAAATAGCCAGGAGTACTGTGCGATTGCGACCAGTCAGACGATTGAGGTGGTGACTTGGAAATCCGGACAGCCTACATTGAAGCAGTCATTGAGGGCGCATACACGAATGATCACCGATATTGATTGGCATTCAAAAGTTCCGCACTTGCTAGCAAGCTGCTCAATCGATACTTTTACCCACTTGTGGGATTTAAGGGATCCCAGAAAGCCGGTACTATCGTTGAATGCGGTTTGTATGTCTGGTGCTAGTCAGGTTGGATTCAATAGAGTATCTGGAAACTTGGTGGCAACGGCTCATGATGGGGATTTGAGGATTTGGGATCAGCGAAAGGGATCCTGTCCGATTCAGTACATAACGGCACATTTGTCGAGAATACATGGAATCAATTGGAGTCACGATCATGAAACTAGTCTGTCGACGGCGAGTCAAGACGGAACGGTAAAATACTTTGACATAAACAATCCCAGGCGAGCTGAGAAGATTATTACCACTTCATGCCCAGTTTGGAGGGCCCGATATACTCCATTTGCGGATGGTTTGGTGACGATCAGTGTTCCACACCAGGGTCGAGGTGAGCACAGTTTGTTGATGTGGAACAATTCCAAACAGGATACTCCAATATGTTCTCTAGCAGGGCACACGGACGTAGTGCTTGATTTTGCTTGGAGACGCAATAGTTTAGTTGATTCAGATCCAGAACTAATCACTTGGTCTCGAGATCAAACGCTTAGAATCTGGCGAATTGATGAGGAGGTTAGAAAACTGTGTGAAAGATTTACATCAGAAGATGATGATGGACTCGTAATTGAGGAAGGATCGAACCTCAGCAAAGTCAGCTCAGGAAATAGCATGAAAAGTCCCACACGTGAAAAACAACCTTCGGTTTCACTGCAGCATGAATTCTCGCTATTAAATCCTAACATCCCTCACATCGATATCGAGGTTCTGGATCCTACAAAACGAACCGCCACCGTAAGGATTTCTGTCAACGGTTATGTCATTATGTTGCAGGTTAATTTCCCCCAACAGTACCCAAACAATGGAATCGGTCCGGAATTTGTCTACTGTCAGGGAACATCGTTGGACGACAATCTCTCTGTTACATTAATGAAGGTACTTCGAATGACCGCAAGCCAAAGAGTTAAAAAGGGTAGAACCTGTTTGGAACAATGTTTAAGAGCCCTTGTCACGCAACTGAAGAAATCTACTAGCAACGGCGATAAGCATTTGCGCTTACAATCGCCTCGCTTGGAAGGAGCACTAAGTAGTGCTTTACATGACGCATGCGTTCCATTCCCGAAAACGTCAGGGGCGCGTTTCAACCAGGTTGGCATACTGGTTACGTTTTCAAGACCCTTGAATACCAAGCGGATTAGTCTGAAGCACCAGAACACAACACCCCGTGCATTGTCAGCGCTCAGCGGTGGCTATTTGGGTAACGTGATGGGATCACAACCGATTCTGTATGCTCACAGAGATCCCAGTGCGTCATCATTCTATCTACATGACAGG AAATCGTCTAGAAGCCGAGGTACTGTACCGAAAATATCTGTTGCCACGGTTAATGTTTACGATGTATCCAAAATTTTGTATGTGAGCAAGGAGTTGGCAGAAAATTATATCATCAATACAATTAATGTGGCTG AAATGTGTCACCACAACAAGCAAGTAGCTGAGAAGTATGGTCGGCCGGATTTAGTCCAGTGCTGGTCCCTGGCTGAAATGATCGCTCAACCTAACACGGATTTTGACACTGATGACGACATGCTTTGTTCCCAGAACCCTTTTGCAAAAAGCTTGTTAGAATCACT GATAAATCATTTCGCTAATATCTACGATATCCAAACGGCCGCCATGCTGTGCTGTGCATTTGGGCGTCACTGTCCGTCGATGTATGAAATCTCTAGAAGTTCTAGTTCGAGTAGCAAATCGATTAACCAAAGT CACTTACTTAGTGGTCTACGCAAGATAAAG
- the LOC131682529 gene encoding GATOR complex protein Wdr59 isoform X2 — translation MLSSFSESRLGAGVSSIAGGVGMDSSGCLTRRSSWVHEYRDLQANVMSVDWTGSWVLLAGRRQLALQSMKDYEMTTDATGIMGGREENNSGSPGGLSKFPRLWKYEVSAAEWAICQNSQEYCAIATSQTIEVVTWKSGQPTLKQSLRAHTRMITDIDWHSKVPHLLASCSIDTFTHLWDLRDPRKPVLSLNAVCMSGASQVGFNRVSGNLVATAHDGDLRIWDQRKGSCPIQYITAHLSRIHGINWSHDHETSLSTASQDGTVKYFDINNPRRAEKIITTSCPVWRARYTPFADGLVTISVPHQGRGEHSLLMWNNSKQDTPICSLAGHTDVVLDFAWRRNSLVDSDPELITWSRDQTLRIWRIDEEVRKLCERFTSEDDDGLVIEEGSNLSKVSSGNSMKSPTREKQPSVSLQHEFSLLNPNIPHIDIEVLDPTKRTATVRISVNGYVIMLQVNFPQQYPNNGIGPEFVYCQGTSLDDNLSVTLMKVLRMTASQRVKKGRTCLEQCLRALVTQLKKSTSNGDKHLRLQSPRLEGALSSALHDACVPFPKTSGARFNQVGILVTFSRPLNTKRISLKHQNTTPRALSALSGGYLGNVMGSQPILYAHRDPSASSFYLHDRKSSRSRGTVPKISVATVNVYDVSKILYVSKELAENYIINTINVAEMCHHNKQVAEKYGRPDLVQCWSLAEMIAQPNTDFDTDDDMLCSQNPFAKSLLESLINHFANIYDIQTAAMLCCAFGRHCPSMYEISRSSSSSSKSINQSPSGSPYHTILPVDSTNSNAVWSLAQQLKHLRSNSWSDSLDDCRIAGLGDINRSLLGDSNRYLYDNFKRSYAEMLYRWGLLVTRTKVLKYLSHYVDPPRCVEFVTECLHCCRVGSPACATCRKLVLYCTLCRLPVRGAANACLNCGHGGHTEHMRIWFEKYDECATGCGCHCLQKSSALCNMN, via the exons ATGCTTTCTTCGTTTTCCGAATCACGCCTTGGTGCGGGAGTATCCAGCATCGCCGGAGGAGTCGGAATGGATTCATCGGGATGTTTAACGCGCCGCAGCTCCTGGGTACATGAGTATCGTGATCTGCAGGCAAACGTTATGTCAGTTGATTGGACTGGTTCTTGGGTTCTGTTGGCTGGAAGGCGACAGCTGGCTCTACAATCGATGAAAGATTACGAAATGACTACAGACGCAACAGGTATAATGGGTGGAAGGGAAGAAAATAACTCTGGTAGTCCCGGTGGATTAAGTAAATTTCCACGACTTTGGAAGTATGAAGTGTCTGCAGCGGAATGGGCGATTTGCCAAAATAGCCAGGAGTACTGTGCGATTGCGACCAGTCAGACGATTGAGGTGGTGACTTGGAAATCCGGACAGCCTACATTGAAGCAGTCATTGAGGGCGCATACACGAATGATCACCGATATTGATTGGCATTCAAAAGTTCCGCACTTGCTAGCAAGCTGCTCAATCGATACTTTTACCCACTTGTGGGATTTAAGGGATCCCAGAAAGCCGGTACTATCGTTGAATGCGGTTTGTATGTCTGGTGCTAGTCAGGTTGGATTCAATAGAGTATCTGGAAACTTGGTGGCAACGGCTCATGATGGGGATTTGAGGATTTGGGATCAGCGAAAGGGATCCTGTCCGATTCAGTACATAACGGCACATTTGTCGAGAATACATGGAATCAATTGGAGTCACGATCATGAAACTAGTCTGTCGACGGCGAGTCAAGACGGAACGGTAAAATACTTTGACATAAACAATCCCAGGCGAGCTGAGAAGATTATTACCACTTCATGCCCAGTTTGGAGGGCCCGATATACTCCATTTGCGGATGGTTTGGTGACGATCAGTGTTCCACACCAGGGTCGAGGTGAGCACAGTTTGTTGATGTGGAACAATTCCAAACAGGATACTCCAATATGTTCTCTAGCAGGGCACACGGACGTAGTGCTTGATTTTGCTTGGAGACGCAATAGTTTAGTTGATTCAGATCCAGAACTAATCACTTGGTCTCGAGATCAAACGCTTAGAATCTGGCGAATTGATGAGGAGGTTAGAAAACTGTGTGAAAGATTTACATCAGAAGATGATGATGGACTCGTAATTGAGGAAGGATCGAACCTCAGCAAAGTCAGCTCAGGAAATAGCATGAAAAGTCCCACACGTGAAAAACAACCTTCGGTTTCACTGCAGCATGAATTCTCGCTATTAAATCCTAACATCCCTCACATCGATATCGAGGTTCTGGATCCTACAAAACGAACCGCCACCGTAAGGATTTCTGTCAACGGTTATGTCATTATGTTGCAGGTTAATTTCCCCCAACAGTACCCAAACAATGGAATCGGTCCGGAATTTGTCTACTGTCAGGGAACATCGTTGGACGACAATCTCTCTGTTACATTAATGAAGGTACTTCGAATGACCGCAAGCCAAAGAGTTAAAAAGGGTAGAACCTGTTTGGAACAATGTTTAAGAGCCCTTGTCACGCAACTGAAGAAATCTACTAGCAACGGCGATAAGCATTTGCGCTTACAATCGCCTCGCTTGGAAGGAGCACTAAGTAGTGCTTTACATGACGCATGCGTTCCATTCCCGAAAACGTCAGGGGCGCGTTTCAACCAGGTTGGCATACTGGTTACGTTTTCAAGACCCTTGAATACCAAGCGGATTAGTCTGAAGCACCAGAACACAACACCCCGTGCATTGTCAGCGCTCAGCGGTGGCTATTTGGGTAACGTGATGGGATCACAACCGATTCTGTATGCTCACAGAGATCCCAGTGCGTCATCATTCTATCTACATGACAGG AAATCGTCTAGAAGCCGAGGTACTGTACCGAAAATATCTGTTGCCACGGTTAATGTTTACGATGTATCCAAAATTTTGTATGTGAGCAAGGAGTTGGCAGAAAATTATATCATCAATACAATTAATGTGGCTG AAATGTGTCACCACAACAAGCAAGTAGCTGAGAAGTATGGTCGGCCGGATTTAGTCCAGTGCTGGTCCCTGGCTGAAATGATCGCTCAACCTAACACGGATTTTGACACTGATGACGACATGCTTTGTTCCCAGAACCCTTTTGCAAAAAGCTTGTTAGAATCACT GATAAATCATTTCGCTAATATCTACGATATCCAAACGGCCGCCATGCTGTGCTGTGCATTTGGGCGTCACTGTCCGTCGATGTATGAAATCTCTAGAAGTTCTAGTTCGAGTAGCAAATCGATTAACCAAAGT CCAAGCGGGTCACCTTACCATACAATTTTGCCGGTGGACAGCACCAACTCAAACGCCGTTTGGAGTTTGGCTCAGCAGTTAAAGCACCTCCGCAGTAACTCGTGGTCTGATTCGTTGGACGACTGTCGCATAGCCGGCTTAGGTGACATTAATCGCAGTCTTCTGGGTGACAGCAATCGTTATCTGTATGATAACTTCAAACGTTCCTACGCGGAGATGTTATATCGATGGGGATTATTGGTGACTCGAACCAAAGTGTTGAAATATCTCTCGCACTATGTGGATCCTCCCCGTTGCGTGGAGTTCGTTACGGAGTGCCTGCACTGCTGCCGTGTCGGATCTCCAGCTTGTGCCACCTGTCGAAAGCTGGTACTTTATTGTACGCTATGTAGGCTACCGGTGCGAGGTGCAGCGAATGCTTGCTTGAACTGTGGCCATGGAGGTCATACcgaacacatgcgaatatggTTTGAGAAGTATGATGAATGTGCCACCGGTTGTGGGTGCCATTGTTTGCAAAAAAGTTCAGCCCTTTGCAATATGAATTAg